AATGCCGTTTTATAAGTATAGTACTTCGCTATATTCAGAGCTTTATTCACGCTCGATTGCCCAATCCCCAGAGTTTCTGCAGTCTTATACTGATTTTCTTCCTGTATAAAATATGCATAAATAATTTCTCTTTGTCGTTCAGACCACTTGGATTTCAATGCCGTTGCCAAAGATAAGATGGTATTCAACAGCTGATCTGTTTGTTGATTGCCTTCTCCGGAAAGGATCATCGTATTGGTCTCACTTTGTGTATATTTTTTCTCATTTTCTTCAACGGTTTCAATCATTTTTCTTGCACGGTGGTAGGCAGAACCATCCATTTCCATCGAATTATCTCGTTGAATTTCCGTACTAATCGTACCTAAGCCAATACCAAATCGGAAGGAAACGGGTGCCATCGCCAATTCGATTTCAAAAATAATATTAAAAATTACTTTTTTGTTTTTTAGCAGACCTTGGAAACTATCACCTAAAGTAATCAGGAATTCAGAAGCGATATCCTCTGCATACTTTTCATTTATTTTTTGTAAAACAGAATGAAATTTCTCTTGTACATTTTTTCTATCTAAAATTTTACGAGAATCTTTGATATCACCTATAATGGCTGCATACAAGGGCTCTTGCTCTTTTTTTGTCATATTCTCCCTCCTTTATTAATTTTGATTCGTCTCTAAGTGAATCTTAACATATAATTCACCTTGAAGCGAATCATTTACTTTATATCTATTCAAGATATTTCCAAGCATATGCTTTTGGATTCAATTCTAAAAGCATAACTCAAATACATAGCCATTTTTTCTATAATCTCTTTCTTTCGTAAATAAAAAAAGAGCTAGGACATTGAACTGCCCCCTGTCAAGTAGACAGGGGGCAGTTCACATAAATTCTAGTCTCTTTCCTATTTCTTAGCAAATTTCTTGAAAAGGGTTCATTCCTTATTTATTTGTATGTATATATGGTTGAACTTCTTTTAAAACTTCCCCTACAGATCGTTGAATAAATAAATCAGTACGTAATGGCTGGATATCTAATGGATCACGATTAATAATCACAACATGCTTTCCTTCGAATAATTGAACTAGTCGGGTAGCTAATGGTGTTGAAAGTGATGTTCCAGCAATAATTAATAAATCACTAACTTTGAGGGTGTGTTTGCTTTTTTCAACCGTTTCACGGTTTGCATTTTCTCCAAAATAAACAACACTTGGGCGTACAATTCCTGAATCAACATAACAACGTGGGACGCCGTGTTGATCATATTCAACTTCATCATATTTATAAATGCGTCCACATTCCATACAATACCAATTTCTATGGTTCCCATGGAGCTCTAAAACAAATCGATGACCAGCTAATTGATGCATACCATCTACGTTTTGAGTAATGACTCGAATATCTTTTCCTTGTTTTTCTAAATTTGCCAGAACGAGATGTCCTACATTTGGTTCTGGTCTAAGTCCTGGCTTTTTTCTTCTATTAAAAAAAGCTGCCGGATTTTCTTTTATTCTCTTTGCGTTAGCAAAATAAAGTGGATTTTGTTCGTTCTCCTCCATCATCGTCCAAATACCATGCTTTGAACGATAGTCAGGAATGCCACTTTCTGTACTTGTGCCCGCCCCGCCATAGAAACAAATGATATTTGCTTCATTCATATATCCTGCTAATTGTTTTATTGCTGATTGGTTATCTATATCAGTCATTTTTTTGCTCCTTACGTTTCTCGTAGAATTCATATAACCTATCTGTAGTATAAGAAACTTCCATTATAGTAGCAAGTTTAACATTTCAATTGTAAAAACCCAGCAAATTTCATTGCTGGGTTTACGAAGGTTTATTAAAATGGTGATGCTAAAATACGATGCAAGAATTCTTTCGTACGTTCATTTTTAGGATGATTAAAAATTTGGTCCGGTGTCCCCTCTTCCTCAATCACGCCTTGATCCATGAAAATGATATGGTCCGATACTTCTTGAGCAAACTGCATTTCATGTGTGACTACAATCATTGTTAGTCCAGAATCAGCTAATTGCTTCATTACTCTTAAAACTTCTCCTACTGTCTGTGGATCTAACGCAGAAGTGGGTTCATCAAACAAAAGTAAGTCTGGCTCCATAGATAGCGCTCGGGCAATGGCTACTCTTTGCATTTGTCCACCAGAAAGCTGTGCAGGTCTAGCATGAATAAATGGTTCCATCCCTACCTCTTGAAGAAAATGAAGAGCTTTATTCTCTGCTTCTTTTTTAGATATTTTCATGACATTAGTCTGTCCCACTACACAATTTTCAAGTACATTTAAATTTTTAAATAAGTTAAATTGCTGGAAAACCATTCCAACTTTAGAACGATACTGAAAAATATTCATTTGATTTTCTAAAATATTTTGATTCTTATAATAGATTTCACCCGTTGTTGGTTTTTCTAATAAATTCAAACAACGTAGTAAAGTAGACTTTCCTGAACCAGAAGCACCAATCAAACAAATAACTTTTCCCTTTTCTACTTCAAAACTAATATCTTTTAATACTTCTCTCTCACCAAATTTTTTACTTAATTTTTTTACTTCCATTATTGCACTCATTTTTCCACCTCTTTAAACGTAGCTGCTTTATCAATATCCATTACTTGAGATTGATTTCCACCAATCATTTGGTAGGTTTTAGGACCATCTAATCTTTTTTCAATGGTACGTAAGATGGTTGTAACGGTAAACGTCATAATTAAGTATAGAATACACGCTACTGTAAAAGGACCAAAGTAATCGAAGTTGACACCCGCTACCGTTTTTGTTTGGAAAAATAATTCTGTAACAGAAATAACATTCAATACAGAAGTATCCTTAATATTAATGACAAATTCATTTCCGACAGCTGGTAAGATATTACGGAGAACTTG
The Jeotgalibaca sp. MA1X17-3 genome window above contains:
- a CDS encoding SatD family protein yields the protein MTKKEQEPLYAAIIGDIKDSRKILDRKNVQEKFHSVLQKINEKYAEDIASEFLITLGDSFQGLLKNKKVIFNIIFEIELAMAPVSFRFGIGLGTISTEIQRDNSMEMDGSAYHRARKMIETVEENEKKYTQSETNTMILSGEGNQQTDQLLNTILSLATALKSKWSERQREIIYAYFIQEENQYKTAETLGIGQSSVNKALNIAKYYTYKTALLNASNFLSPNCKEGD
- a CDS encoding amino acid ABC transporter ATP-binding protein; amino-acid sequence: MSAIMEVKKLSKKFGEREVLKDISFEVEKGKVICLIGASGSGKSTLLRCLNLLEKPTTGEIYYKNQNILENQMNIFQYRSKVGMVFQQFNLFKNLNVLENCVVGQTNVMKISKKEAENKALHFLQEVGMEPFIHARPAQLSGGQMQRVAIARALSMEPDLLLFDEPTSALDPQTVGEVLRVMKQLADSGLTMIVVTHEMQFAQEVSDHIIFMDQGVIEEEGTPDQIFNHPKNERTKEFLHRILASPF
- a CDS encoding Sir2 family NAD-dependent protein deacetylase, producing MTDIDNQSAIKQLAGYMNEANIICFYGGAGTSTESGIPDYRSKHGIWTMMEENEQNPLYFANAKRIKENPAAFFNRRKKPGLRPEPNVGHLVLANLEKQGKDIRVITQNVDGMHQLAGHRFVLELHGNHRNWYCMECGRIYKYDEVEYDQHGVPRCYVDSGIVRPSVVYFGENANRETVEKSKHTLKVSDLLIIAGTSLSTPLATRLVQLFEGKHVVIINRDPLDIQPLRTDLFIQRSVGEVLKEVQPYIHTNK